The sequence below is a genomic window from Cucumis melo cultivar AY chromosome 5, USDA_Cmelo_AY_1.0, whole genome shotgun sequence.
CACTTCAAACtttgaacaacaaaaatatatatatatatatatatatatatatatatatatatatatatatatatatatggaagtaGTTTAAAATGTCGTCGTTGAATGCCATGTGTGAAATCTCAATATTGTTTTCTGATAATGTATTTGAGAGAATATATGATGGATGATACACTGGCTTGGATGGAAATATCCATCAATATGTTCATATATCGGTAAGTCCGAAGTTTTCCACTTCGTTATGTTATATATTAATGGATATTGCAACTTCctcaattaaatatttttctttgcaatatagaaataaaaaaaaaatataacaaaataaatcgaaatatttataaatatagtaaaatatcatcATATTTCTACGATGGATCACCATAAATCACTATCTGCATTTATCTACATTATGATAAACAATAATTTGTTTGGGTCTATTATCGTAGATAAACTgtcatttaaaattaattaattatattaaaaaaaaaattaattcacAAAAAAAATCTCTTAGTATTGACATTTTattgatatattataaaattaaaatttgaatattgATAGATATTTGAGTATTTGAATTGCTAGCCACTTTGACTGTTAGTAACTTGTGTTTTGATGAGGTAAATTGCATTAAAATCTGGTAATTAATTAGATAGATATATGGTAGGAGATGTATATAGTTGAGTGTGAACTTTACTCTCCAAACTTAAAATAGAGTTAGCTAGGGGCAATTTGGAAAATTAATTACCATTTTCCCTCTTATAATGAGATTTGAAAGTTCTGAAAGCTACATTTCAACAAATACAAAACAAGGTTTCAATGCAAAAATTGGAGTTTTATATTTTTCAGAGAAATAAAGTACATATTGTAGGACCAACTCCTTTTCATTAATTATTTGTGACAACTGATGGCAAATTACTTATTAACCATTAAGGTgttgtttatttaatttctaGACAAGGATGTAATTCAAATACACTTGAAAATAATCCCAACACACTATTAATTTGTTATATTCATAactttaatcaattaattaccAATAAAGCTCCTAAAACTAAAAACATGATCTATATTCTTCGTTTTCTTATAATTACAAATTTTATACtttaaattaagaaagaaatttgattacattttttatacttttttcaTAACTATACTAAACCTgtacatgaaaagaaaaaaaagaaaattgccGAATATAAAAGATACGTGGGGTTTTAGGATTGATGGGAAGAAAATAGATTTTTAGGACAAAATATGAGTGAAAAGTCCAATTTACCCTTGATTGAAATTTTCCAATCTTTTACACAACAAACTCactctcttctcttctcttctcccaAGTGTTATCTTCTCCCTCTAACTTCTTTCAAActctttttctattaaaaattgtttattttaattattaaaaaatatttttgaaataaattatattaatttttaactCTTACgacatttttgttttaattttccATCAACTTTTTTGCTACCTAGTTTTCAATTCCTTTTTTAAACACATTATAAACGTAAAAAAGTAATAAGTTACattgttttttactttttatagttagataatatatttttttaattgtgttACATTAACTTATCTAGTTTAATTTGTATACGATTTGTTGTACACTTCaacatttaatttatatatattttttgcttCATTTCTTTGGTTTAAATTTTAGAAcaaaacatttatttttatgactatttaattttattttatttgtttatgtgAAACTAGATATAGGTGTGTACCCGAACCTTGATTTacttacttatttatttaatcatttattAAACGTATTCTTTCAAACTTACTCTTAATCTTTCTTGCCACTTTTGATCAAGTTGTCATGTTATTTGGTAAATGTTAATttagtttgtttttctttttactattACATGCTATTGAAGTTTTTTATCGAGGAATTCTTTAAAGTCGATATTTTTAACTGAGCTTATGATTTCTTAAATAATATGGAAAAGATTAGCATGATTTTACACATCATGGGAACTACTATTTTTTTTACCTCACAAACATCTCATGAGTTTTAAACTTGAAAATACCCAATTTCAAAGCATTTATATAGTTATTTTAGGTGATTTTACACATATTTTATTAGAGTCTTCAGgtactattttttttatctcgcaaaTATCTCACAACTTCCAAACTTAAAATGATTAATCCTAAACCAATTATAGGTGATTTAGGAAGAATATTTTGCACATGGTTTAAGGAGTTTTTAGCCACTATTTGTATCTTACAAACATCTCGCAAACATTTTGCAAACACCTCACAACTTCTAAACTTCAAATATCTAACTGAATGATCAATTATATAATTGTTTTATGTGATTTAGGGTGATTCTACACATTGATTAAATGTGTGACTAATATTTATGATATGACTGACATGTGTGGATGTCGTTATAAATTACTAGCAGTTGCCTCATACTTGTAGCAATGTGTCCTTCCGCAGTTATGTCTCCTTTGGGATTCATCAGCTATTGTGTTTCCTTCAAGTTATTGTGTTTCCTTCGGGATTCACAAGTTTGGAATGTGAGAGATGTGTGTGAGATATGCATGAGATATGTGCGAGATGTATGCGAGATATGTATGAGATGTTTGCGAGATATTACATATGTATTTAAAAAGCTTCCTAAACATGCGTAAAAGCACTCCATAGGACTTAAGAGAGGTAGAAATTTGATTTTGGAACACATAGTAAAAGTTTGAAATGTGCGAGATTTGTGCAATATGTGTGCAAGATAATACATGTGTACCTAAAAGGTTTCCTAAACACTCTAAGGAACTTAAGAGATGTagaaatttgatttttgttcaagattgtgtaccaagatcttttatatttggtacacgatcttgaaccaaaaacactttaaaaataaacaatacaagatttatgattgattgaaaacaaatatcatgatttcagaaaaaaaaatataaatgaaaaattgtagaaacaaagaagaaagaagatagaaAGCAAAATAAATTtgcagaagaagagaagaaagaatattgaaaagaagaacaaacctggaatgttttttttaaaaaaaaaatagcaggTTTCATTggttttttgattttgttacacaggtcgtaaatattttagttttttgttatatttatgaaaattaaccataAACCTAAATGTTtggttctaaaatttaaaacaaagaGATGAagcaagaaatatatataaatgttgaATTGTACAACAAATCATATCCAAGTTCAACTACATAAGTTAATGTAgtatagtaaaaaaaatatcttatctagctataaaaagtaaaaagtaatcTAACTTATTTTACTTGTTTAAATTTGTGACATGTTTAAAAAAGAATCCAAAATCAAGGGAAAAAAAAGTTGGTGGaaacttaaaacaaaaatgtCGTAAGAgtagaaaattaatataaatttatttaaaaatattttttaataattaaaatgaacAATTTTTCAAGAGAAATAGAGTTTGAGAGATGTTAGAAAAAagttagaagaagaagataacaAGTGGGAGAAGAGAATGAGTTTGTTGTGTGAAAGACAATGGAAAATTTTATTAAAGGGTAAATTGGACTTTTTATTCATGTTTTGCTCTATTTTCTCCCGATCAATCCTAAAATCCCACAATTCCTTGAAAAATGGACTATATTTGTCAATTTCCAAAGaataaaaatgtcaaatttgAAAGCTTTTCAATTTTTACCAAATTTATGTTAAAAGTTatgaaaaattgtaaaaaaaaaaaaaacatttgataaaatatttactcttcataaaaaattatgcgtaataaattttttctatttttgaaaaaacctcttaaattttatcaaataaAATGTAAGTAGTTATCAAACAAGTTTAAATTGTTATTAGACGTGTGACACttaaaagtttaaatatataaGTTTTGATGGCAGAGGGCAACCCAATTTCGACCATATACACATAGGAAAGGATAACGTGGGGGTGAACTCAAAATTTTATGAACCTATTTAAAGAGTTATTGTGTAAAGAAAATCCTCCCAAAGTACAAACAAATTGATCCAACGGATCTTAATTATATCAAACAAAAGGGGTGGATGGGACTTGTAAATCAGATTTGTTTATAAACCCTATTTGATTATATATAGACGTTGTGTGCATGATAAGATATGAATTTTGAGGAGAAATAATTTGACATATTAAAGAGAAATGCAAGTTTAGTGCGTTTGTTGGATAGAGTTAGGGCAATGATGAATAAAGGGAAAGTAAATTCTCTATTTtgcaatgaaaataaaataacacGAGATAGGCTAGGGACAATAATAGCTAAACCTTTCTCCAAAGGGATACGAATTGTGTGTAATTCAACGATAATTGATAACATTTTTTTCTCTATACCAACGACATTAGAAAATAACACAAGTATTTACATGAAATACTCCAAAAtggaattgaaattaataatGATCTGTCAAAAGAAATCCACCATCTGAAAAATTATTACATTACAATCACACAAAATAATTCTCTCACTGATCCTTACCGTAAAAATACAATATGATCAATTAATCTTTTGTAATACCCATACTATTTAATCTTCGTCAAAATAGAGAATATAAAAgatgatttaatgaaatttagCACACAAATGCTGTAAATGTTGTTTCTAATCGGAATTTCTAATCGGAATGATTTGAAACCCAAGTCACCTATTTTTTTTATAGCGTCTAGAGCTCATCTTTCTTTAAACATTTTAGACAATTATTCTTCTAATATTTGACCAAAAAGCCAACTAAAACTacaataaattgagaaaaaatgtACCCAagtattttagaaaaaaaaaagaaaaaagaaatagttaccaaataaaatttaaattagaaaGATGTAGGCTAGTTTGCTGTGTTGATGCAAGGCAAGTTAGGGAGATGAGGGTGAATTTATCCTAAAATTGAAAGAACTACTAAAGTTGTACGGAACCAATTGTAAAATATACTTTACATcccaaaagaaaaaggtaagaTTTTTCATGTGGAGaggttttgttttgattttttttctttttgtcaaaTTTGGTTCAATAATAAGAATGATTATACATATTTATATGTGTGTTTGTTTTCTCTTCAACTCATTGAACTCCAAAGagaatatataaaaattaaaagttgtTTCATTTTCTTGTAAGAGAAACAATGAGATGAGATCAAAGTGAcgaatataatttttttactcCGTTCATACGAACAActcttttctaaaattttcattttgttcaAGAAAATCTTCAAAATAAAATGTCCATAATAAATATCATTATCTATGCCTTAAATAGATATCCATTCCTTCTATTGTCAAATGtcaaattatatatatcctaTTTAAGATTTATGTGTCTCAATATGACACATCATTACTGTCCATAGAATCCACCACCTACTTGTCATTTTACCTATAAATAGAGGTCTTTAATGAGTTTATAAGTGATACATATTGATtgaatttcaaaagaaattggtCTTATTTTTACTGTTTCCTAATTTCttctttatatattatattattttaattttaatttattttctctatATATGTATTCCTGTTGTGTCTCGTTCTTACAACAATATCAATATAAATCCTTTATTAATTTTCCTCATATAATTACAATAACAacataaatgttttttttttaaattatatcgATTTTGTATCTAAGcaattcctttttattttatttcttaatttaataagATATAATTATTTAGTGATTAATATTTAGTACCGTACTCATAAAAAGGATCAAATCTCGAATTCTAGAAAGAAAAATCATACTAATCACTGTGGTGTTAAAACCCATTTTAACTATTTACTCATTACACTTATTCGATGATACTTGACcaacattcaaattttttttttaaaaaaaaaacaagatatGCATCAAAATAAGTGtattacatttttatttaaatttaaatataattaaaagcATGCTTAtctaaaagtttttttttttttaagatttttatagttttttttattacaacAATTGTGAGGGTGAAGTCGTGGAGATTGAACTTTTGACATTTAGGGATGAATGTCAtacaaattattattaagttaaacTCACTTTGATGTAACACAATATTTTCTAACTAATAACTAAAAGTTAATGAAATTAACATGTCAACTAATGTCTAAATgtatgttttattgaaattacatgaacttaacTCATACATTTGAATTATGTGaactaaaattgaataaatatcaaattatatttattaaagtagtatttttaaaaaaaattaagataatatATTTCAAGATCTAAATCTAAATTTCGTTATACATGTTGTTCTGTTTTCTTTTCAATCGTATTTTGAACATGGTTATCGTATAGCCATTGTTTTGCACGATAGAGAATTAATGAAACAACTTCCATATGCATATAGGTAATAGCATAAttagatatagtttaaaattCTTCTAAAACATACTAAATGAATTCATCAAATCATgacaaaaatagtaaaaaaagataaactaaaaagaaaaagaaaaaaaaggaaaggtaAAGTTGAATTAAGAAAACCCACTGTTTAGTGTTGAGTGCTTTGTTCACCCACAAGTGGTTTTTCAGTTTCACAAGCACCAAAGTTGTCTTCTTTTTaacaattattttaaacaatcCTTTCAATTTGTTCTTACAAACACCCCCACCAAAATTCAGGGGATATGGTGGGCCAATCAAAGCGTGCCGCTGAAGAACGCCATTTAGggattttcttttctcattcttactttttttctacttttgttTCTTCCCATTTCGATTCCTTAAAGATCAATGACACCCAGGTTTGGTAACCGGTTCAAAACCCACATACCAGAACCCTCCAACAAACACATTACTCTGTTTTTTCTGTGTTGATTGAAGGATCTGTGGCCTCTCATTCTGTTGATCCCTTTGGGTTTTGCTGATTAGGTTTTCTGGGTTTTGATTTGGAGAATGGCGGGGATTTGAGGGCATTCTGTTGATTGTGGATGGAGAATTGGAGGAGGATAAGGAAATGGGGTTTGTTGTTGCATTTAGGATCTGTGATTGGTGATTGTGTTTTGATTTGGTCTAAAGGGGAAATATGTTGGCTTTTCCTGGAACTCCAGGGACATTGACTGGGTTTGTGTTGAGAATTTTGCAATGTGTTTTTGCTGCTGGGTCTATTGCTTCCATGGCTACTTCTGTTGGCTTCTATAACTTCACAGCTTTTTGGTATTTACTCATTCTCTTCTCgcccttttcttcttttggtaTGATTAGTATTGATTGTATTTCGAATCGAATATTCTTCAAGGGgtctttttttttagtattgtATGACTGGTGAATCTTTGATTGAATTAGAAATTTAGGGAATGCTGCTGCTTAGTCTTATCCTATTTGTGACCCTTGCCTTTTACTGGTGGTTTGGCTGCTTTTGGTTATAGCTTTTGCCTTGCAAGTTTGAAAATAGCTGATTTGAATAGTCCACTCCGTTTGAGCTTTGATTTTATGAAACCTTTGAATAATTGTACGGGGAATTTGGGGTCTTAAGATAAGTGTGGGATTATTGCCTTGGTTATTTTCTATCGTTTGTGAgtattcttcttcattttctttcatttgatATAGGAAAGTTTTGTTACAATAAGGTAAGTGTGGGATTATTGCCTTGGTTGTTTTCTATCGTTTGTGAGTAttcttctttattttcattCATTTGATATGGGAATTTTTTGTTACAAGTTCAATTTAGTTTCTTTCTAAATAACGCTTTTCATGATTTGCATTAAATCATTAACATTCCCTGAGAAATTAGTAAAGATACATATGTAGAAGGAACTGTGAGGTACCCTCTGATACTGTACGAACAAAATTGATCTAGCTCGACTGAATCTGAGATGAAATGTAAATTTGCCTGTCCTACATACTACTTTGTGCCTTTGATGTCTCTTTTCTCTCAACTACTACTCTTGGTTGCTTGAGAAAGTTATTATTGCTCATTGGATATAATAAAATCTCAATCATACAGTGAAGTGTTGTGAAAATTTGAGATGATATTCGACACAATTTGAACTCCTGGTTTATGATTCACTCATGATTTGCAGCTATGTGATCGCATCGATGGGTCTGCAAGTGACTTGGAGTTTAATGTTGGCATTGTTAGATGCATATGCATTGGTAAGAAAGAAGATGCTTCACAATCCTATTCTAGTCAGCCTCTTTGTTGTTGGGGATTGGGTGAGAATTCTAAGGTGCTTAAGATTGTCTTGTGATGACTATTAGGGAAGTTCATTCATTTATCAATTAATTGGTTTGCAGGTGACAGCAACATTGTCTCTTGCTGCAGCTTCCGCCTCCGGTGGGGTAGCAGTTTTGTTCTTCAGCGACTTAGGACACTGCAGTTTTGGGAACGAATGTCGAAAGTTCCAAATCTCTGTTGTTTTAGCCTTCCTAAGTTGGATAACCGTAGCCATTTCAGCTCTGATTATGCTCTGGATATTGGCTGCTGTCTGAACAAACCACGAAAAATTTCACGTAATTTTCTTACATCTCTTCAatctttgtttaatttttctgCGAAGCAAGGGGcaatatatttgataaaatgATACTAATGAGCAGTTTGTTGAAAAAAATTGGTCTTTTTCCCTTCAATCCGATGAAACTTCAGAGAAATACGACTAAAACTGTAGGGGTTTGGCCTTGTGCAGATTCTTTTCATCCTCATCTTCGTATATGTTAATTATCGTCAAGTTATACTTACGTATTTTGATCGAGTATTTGATTGATTCGTTTATCCACTCTCAATCGGTTGGAATTGCCTAGTGATAACCAATGAATGGATGCACGTTCCATTTACTTTGAGAATAAGTGGTCTTTGTTCTATTCACTGTTGTTGGATTCTAAACTATGGATCAAACGAAAATGCTGCACTTCAGGGTTGTTTGGTGAGAGTTAGAATGTACCTATGATTACTAAAAATCTAAGGGATGTTGGAATGTACGAGAAATTGAGGATGGAATGAAAATTGGATTTGGGTTAAAAATTGTGAGAATGGAATGAGTTTAGTATTACAAATTAGGTTCAAAATGTTCTATCAACATTGAGTTTTTTATTACATAACATCATAAATCTATTACATTACGGGCACTCAAACACCTCCTTATAAGTAGTTTAATGGAATTATTTGGTAAACAGGAACAAGTGGAGGTGTgtgatactttttttttttgttaatctTTTCATGAGTTACTTGTACATTAGAATAACTTTTTGTAAAATACATTGTTTCgacttttgtcttttattttgagaATAACCTTTCATTTTCTAAACGTTGTAATATTAACATTGacatttcataaaaattctaaaattttaatgataGAAACTTTGTATAATGGTGAATCAAAATAGAAATCGGAACTTGAATACTATCACTCACATAAGAACTATCTTTGGAGACATATAATATAACTGTCATATGCAACGAATAAAATCGCTCTTGATTTTTTGGTTGAGAGAATCATACACAAAATATTATCAAGAATTGGATTCATTACCAAATGAGTTAAATTCTACAAACCCTATACAACAAGTTCCTCTTCATTTTAATGTAATTACATAAGAAACAAACAGAATCTGTCCattgttattttaatataaaaaaaacaaatctttGTTTTTCAATCTTTCCCACTCATATCTCTCCTTCCATTTTGGTCTCAAATTTCCCATTTACTTTACATAatcaaaaattttcaataaattaatCACAACCTATACCCCactaatttatttaatatattatctTTCTAAAAGTTAACCAATTCATTCCCATAAATACCCAATTCTAGAGTTAAAATCAATCTTTTTATATATTCTAAATAGCCAAAAATAGTTTGATGAGTAAAGTAAAAGGAAGGTATTTGTCCTCTTTGAATTTGGAATATGTAATGTAATACCACAAAGGGTACAAGATTGTGACAACTACACTAAGAATTAATGCTTCACCAAATAACTTTTCTTTGTCAACTTGATACTGGCAAACAAGTTCTATATATGTACTCTATCAAACTCAACTTAATAAACTTGTATTCTGAGGAGGAGAGGTGGATATCGATCATCGCCATGACGATGAACCCTTGTTTCTTACAAGTGTTTTTTACTAGGTTTAAGCCGCACATCCTCATAATTTTTACTCAAGTTGGCTACACGTTTTTGTATTTTTTCATTGATGCTTCCTTCAAGCATGGCATGAATCCTCACGTTCACATCACTTATCGACAAATTCTTGCTACCATCACCTTGCTTCCCTTTGCTTATTTTCTCGAAAGGTACTCATTTAAGAACTTTCAAGACTCTCTTCTCGTATtgtcttgtttctttttttctttttaatttccaTTAATCAAAGATGGGAAAAGGATAGGACAATTTTCCTCTTATGACGAAAGGTATTTGAGGattatatatttgaatttttactcacataaatattttgttatggTTTGCGTAGGAAATTAAGACCAAGGATCACATTGGCGCTATTAttagagattttttttctttctctaatGGGGTAGAGTTTTGATTATTATCATTACCTATTTAATTCATTCAAATATTGTAAAGTTTAGGGatcaaattaaaacaataatgaAACAATGCAGGGTGACTTTGAGTATCAACACATACTTTGCAAGTTTGAAATACACATCTCCCACTTTTATCACGTCAATGCTCAACACTGTAGCTGGCTTGACATTTGTTATTGCGGTTATGTTCAGGTTCGATAGTCAATATATGTttaaaagaaacagaaacattTTCAAGTAAATTCTACTCTAACAATACGTCGTATTGATCGTATATATGGACAGATTGGAGGTTGTGGAGTTTGAAAATCCAAAAGGAATAGCAAAAGTGATGGGGACATTGGTTTCACTAGGTGGTGTGTTGATAATGACATTCTATAAAGGACCTATAATTAAAAGTGTATGCCATCCTCTCATCCATATTCAACACAAAGCTACATATTATCTCCATGAGGATTGGCTCAAGGGTTCACTTCTTACTGTTTCAAGCTGCCTTTCCTGGGCCATTTCCTACATTTTGCAGGTCCTTATTTATTCATTATAATCCTAACTTTTCTTCACCCAAAGATTAACCTAAAATCTCACTACAAAACTTACAACGATGCTTTAAACGTCAAGGACGAAGAAAAGCGTACCATTTACcataaattcttcaatttcttAATTACTCATATTTTACAAACCATTTCAAATACGATACACTTTACATGTTACGATTAGGTTTAATCTTTTCAATATATTCTTAAACATTGAATAATGCAGGCATTTACGTTAAAGCGATACCCAGCACCGTTATCATTAACAACATGGATGAACATGTTTGGAGCAGCACAAACAGCTTTTTACACAGTGTTGACACAACGCAAGGCAGGAGTTTGGAATCTTGGATTAAACATCGACCTTTGGGCCATTATCTATGCAGTAAGAAAATTCATTGAGCTGAAATTTCTTACATCGTTTGGtaaccattttattttttgtttattttttatttggtttttaaaattaagcttaCAAACCTTATATTCACCTCAAACTTTCTTTTTTAGTTCTTTACCTTCAACTAATGGTATGAAAGACCAAGCCAAAAtttggaaaattaaaaaaagaaggttaatttacataaatgtaacaaaaacctaaaatatttatggtccgTGAAACAAAAAACAAGAGCGCAAATATAGGTTTGCCCCTTgtgtcacttctctttcttctccttcttccttctttgtgatttcttctcttccagatttcttcatctcctcttccaaattttatttcttctatttttaaacgattttatttttttgtttaaatcttctatttcatcttcacAATTTTTGGCAAGATTCTCAAAAATATcatgattgtttaaatatcatttcgacatgatataaatgatcgtttaccattgtcaacacgatcgtttaaatttaaaaccctttttccatcgtttaaaaataactacatgattgtgtagatatgatttaaacgattgtttaccatagtcaacatgatcgtttagattttaaactcttttctcatcatttaaaaagaactacacaattgtgtggatatgatctaaacaatcgcttaccATAGTTGTTCAACACGACCGTTTAGCATGattaacacaatcgtttaaaattgaaggctttttccatcgttaaaaagaacaaCTCGATCATGTATCATGACCTAAACGATCGTAGATCATTTGTTTAGACTGTAGTACATGATagtttagaagaagattactcatACGCCCGTGTGGTCGAGTGTTGATTGagttattttttgtatttttcattgtgggcttgtgagcttttttcgtttttgaaattgttctatagaatgtaaatattttattagtttgttatattttttgaaaaaacctaaaaaaaatagCTTTCCacagttttctttttaaaatttttagaatttagctaaaaattcaaccattatatttaagaaagatgcaaatcgttatcttaaaagaaaataaacttaGTTCTcgtaacaaaaaagaaaagcaaaatgATTATGGAACGAAaccttaattaaataaaatttgataagagcatgaatattaattattttttggtTGTAGGGAATTATGTGCTCAggtattataatatatatacaactATGGTGCACAGAAGAAAAAGGGCCTGTTTTTGTCACAATGTACAATCCACTTTGTTCCATTTTGGTTGCTCTCTTAGCTTACTTTGTTTTTGGACAAAAGCTTTACTTTGGCAGGTAATCAACTTCTATCTACAATATTCTTCCAATTACAATTACATGCATTACCAAATAATTCTTAAAAGTTAGCCCCAAAAATTTCATTCCTTAAT
It includes:
- the LOC103499409 gene encoding CASP-like protein 5B3 isoform X2 is translated as MLAFPGTPGTLTGFVLRILQCVFAAGSIASMATSVGFYNFTAFCYVIASMGLQVTWSLMLALLDAYALVTATLSLAAASASGGVAVLFFSDLGHCSFGNECRKFQISVVLAFLSWITVAISALIMLWILAAV
- the LOC103499410 gene encoding WAT1-related protein At4g08300-like — its product is MTMNPCFLQVFFTRFKPHILIIFTQVGYTFLYFFIDASFKHGMNPHVHITYRQILATITLLPFAYFLERKLRPRITLALLLEIFFLSLMGVTLSINTYFASLKYTSPTFITSMLNTVAGLTFVIAVMFRLEVVEFENPKGIAKVMGTLVSLGGVLIMTFYKGPIIKSVCHPLIHIQHKATYYLHEDWLKGSLLTVSSCLSWAISYILQAFTLKRYPAPLSLTTWMNMFGAAQTAFYTVLTQRKAGVWNLGLNIDLWAIIYAGIMCSGIIIYIQLWCTEEKGPVFVTMYNPLCSILVALLAYFVFGQKLYFGSIVGGVIVIIGLYLLLWGKQDDDQKLQNKSPLESDSLHQTSKQPHLIPN
- the LOC103499409 gene encoding CASP-like protein 5B3 isoform X1, with amino-acid sequence MLAFPGTPGTLTGFVLRILQCVFAAGSIASMATSVGFYNFTAFCYVIASMGLQVTWSLMLALLDAYALVRKKMLHNPILVSLFVVGDWVTATLSLAAASASGGVAVLFFSDLGHCSFGNECRKFQISVVLAFLSWITVAISALIMLWILAAV